In one Heteronotia binoei isolate CCM8104 ecotype False Entrance Well chromosome 1, APGP_CSIRO_Hbin_v1, whole genome shotgun sequence genomic region, the following are encoded:
- the LOC132582792 gene encoding glyoxal reductase-like, whose translation MQNQPAVRELPGSWPPEHTIWLNTGAPMPLLGLGTFRLQDKETVRLSLNAALENGYRLVDTAAVYGNEAAIGNALRELLPHYGLSRKDIFLTSKLSPRDHGEGPAEAACLHSLQGLGCDYLDLYLIHWPGTQGRPQEDKGNRERRQQSWRALERLHESGKLRAIGVSNYTVRHLQELLASCRVPPAVLQVELHPELAQSELLDFCRQKGIHVQAYSSLGTGQLVRCPEVVKVAERQGRTPAQVLLRWAVQQGVSVIPKSASPTRVAENSQLWNWNLTQTEMEELRALDCGKHYCWDPSGVV comes from the coding sequence GCCACCAGAACATACAATATGGTTGAATACTGGAGCACCCATGCCACTCCTGGGGCTGGGCACGTTCCGTCTGCAAGACAAGGAGACAGTGCGCCTCAGCCTAAATGCTGCTTTGGAGAACGGCTACCGTTTGGTGGACACGGCTGCCGTCTACGGCAATGAGGCAGCCATAGGGAATGCGCTACGTGAACTCCTGCCACACTACGGTCTCAGCCGGAAGGATATCTTCCTGACCAGCAAGCTGAGTCCAAGAGACCATGGAGAGGGACCCGCCGAGGCGGCCTGCCTCCATAGCTTGCAGGGACTGGGCTGCGATTACCTGGACCTCTATCTCATCCATTGGCCAGGCACGCAAGGCCGCCCTCAAGAAGATAAAGGTAACAGAGAACGTCGACAACAGAGTTGGCGGGCTCTGGAGAGACTCCATGAATCTGGAAAGCTCCGGGCCATTGGGGTCTCCAATTACACCGTCAGGCACCTCCAGGAGCTGCTTGCAAGTTGCCGCGTGCCCCCGGCTGTTCTTCAAGTGGAGCTCCACCCGGAACTGGCCCAGTCGGAGCTGCTGGATTTCTGTCGCCAGAAGGGTATCCACGTACAGGCTTATTCTTCACTGGGCACCGGCCAGCTCGTGAGGTGTCCGGAGGTAGTGAAGGTCGCCGAACGGCAAGGGCGTACCCCTGCTCAGGTCTTGCTTCGTTGGGCTGTGCAGCAGGGCGTGAGCGTCATCCCCAAGTCGGCATCCCCAACCCGTGTGGCTGAGAACAGCCAGCTCTGGAACTGGAACTTGACCCAAACTGAGATGGAGGAATTGAGAGCACTGGATTGTGGGAAACACTACTGTTGGGATCCCAGTGGGGTGGTCTAA
- the BAD gene encoding bcl2-associated agonist of cell death isoform X2: MFHIPECQDEDSFPAEEKELPDHKLNWGRLSEEGKEPDSSVHTETTSAGPQELRRRIGSDPPLPESEPPDEVGTFRGRSRSAPPILWAAQRYGRELRRMSDEFHGALQKLPRPKSAGTASQMFRTSGWKETLHSWWRRSSPGLPRSPP; this comes from the exons ATGTTCCACATTCCTGAGTGCCAGGATGAGGACTCTTTTCCAGCAGAGGAGAAGGAACTGCCAGACCACAAGCTGAACTGGGGGAGACTTTCGGAAGAGGGCAAGGAGCCGGACAGTTCAGTGCACACTGAGACCACTTCCGCCGGGCCCCAAG AGCTGCGGCGCCGCATTGGTTCAGACCCGCCCTTGCCAGAGTCAGAGCCACCAGATGAGGTGGGCACTTTCCGGGGGCGTTCACGCTCTGCCCCTCCCATCCTGTGGGCTGCCCAGCGATACGGACGGGAACTGCGGAGGATGAGTGATGAGTTCCACGGGGCACTGCAG AAGCTGCCACGGCCCAAGAGCGCAGGGACTGCCTCACAGATGTTCCGAACATCAGGCTGGAAGGAGACCCTGCATTCCTGGTGGCGCCGAAGTTCCCCTGGACTTCCCAGAAGTCCTCCCTGA
- the GPR137 gene encoding integral membrane protein GPR137 — protein MEKVLSNLSAVVPASRLTPAFPPAVKVGLTALYTALYALLFLSVYAQLWLVLFYRHKKFSYQTVFLFLCLFWAALRTTLFSFYFRNTLKANHLGPFFFWLLYCCPVCLQFFTLTLMNLYFAQVVFKAKAKYRPELTRGLLAVRGACLGASILFLVVNVACAVLVRARRAEPWAVVLARVLINDSLFVLGAVSLALCLCLVARGSPSTRIYLEAKGTTLCQTAAMGGTIVLLYASRACYNLAALALSSRTRLDSFDYDWYNVSDQADLITDLGDQGYIVFGLILFVWELLPTALLVGFFRVHRPAQDMSASRVFNRQLGVSRSYFFDHPGQRDSEGLTNSLTGRLSSGSWYGSINHGSTGEQDWFGGHPPTAPLLFSQAAVSGSHHHSLYSTPQN, from the exons ATGGAGAAAGTCCTCAGCAACCTCAGTGCGGTTGTGCCGGCTTCCCGCCTCACGCCGGCCTTCCCGCCCGCGGTCAAGGTTGGGCTCACGGCATTGTACACGGCGCTGTACGCCTTGCTTTTCCTCTCAGTCTACGCCCAGCTCTGGCTGGTTCTCTTCTATCGCCACAAGAAGTTCAGCTACCAGACTGTGTTCCTCTTCCTCTGCCTCTTCTGGGCCGCCTTGCGCACCACCCTCTTCTCCTTCTACTTCAGAAACACCCTCAAGGCCAACCACTTGGGTCCTTTCTTCTTCTGGCTTCTCTACTGCTGCCCGGTCTGCCTGCAGTTCTTCACCTTGACCCTCATGAACCTCTATTTTGCCCAG GTGGTTTTCAAGGCCAAAGCAAAATACCGCCCTGAACTGACCAGAGGCCT gtTGGCAGTGCGGGGGGCATGCTTGGGCGCCAGCATCCTCTTCCTGGTGGTGAACGTGGCATGCGCCGTGCTAGTGCGGGCACGCCGGGCGGAGCCCTGGGCCGTGGTCCTGGCACGGGTCCTCATCAACGACTCGCTGTTTGTGCTGGGGGCTGTCTCTCTCGCGCTGTGTCTCTGCCTCGTGGCCCGTGGCTCCCCTTCCACGCGGATCTATCTGGAAGCCAAG GGCACCACCCTGTGCCAAACCGCTGCCATGGGTGGCACCATCGTCTTGCTATACGCCAGTCGAGCCTGCTACAACCTGGCAGCCTTGGCTCTCTCCTCCCGCACCCGTCTTGACTCTTTCGACTATGACTGGTACAACGTATCGGACCAG GCAGATCTAATCACAGACTTAGGAGACCAAGGATACATCGTCTTTGGCCTCATCCTCTTCGTTTGGGAACTGCTGCCCACTGCATTGTTGGTTGGATTCTTCCGGGTGCACCGGCCTGCTCAGGATATG AGTGCCAGCCGTGTCTTCAACCGGCAGCTTGGAGTCTCCCGTTCCTATTTCTTTGACCACCCTGGACAGCGTGATAGCGAAGGACTGACCAACAG CCTGACGGGGCGGCTGAGCAGCGGAAGCTGGTACGGCTCCATCAACCACGGCAGCACCGGCGAGCAGGACTGGTTTGGGGGTCACCCTCCCACGGCCCCCCTTCTCTTCTCGCAAGCGGCCGTTTCTGGCAGCCACCACCACAGCCTCTACTCCACCCCACAGAACTGA
- the BAD gene encoding bcl2-associated agonist of cell death isoform X1 — MFHIPECQDEDSFPAEEKELPDHKLNWGRLSEEGKEPDSSVHTETTSAGPQAELRRRIGSDPPLPESEPPDEVGTFRGRSRSAPPILWAAQRYGRELRRMSDEFHGALQKLPRPKSAGTASQMFRTSGWKETLHSWWRRSSPGLPRSPP, encoded by the exons ATGTTCCACATTCCTGAGTGCCAGGATGAGGACTCTTTTCCAGCAGAGGAGAAGGAACTGCCAGACCACAAGCTGAACTGGGGGAGACTTTCGGAAGAGGGCAAGGAGCCGGACAGTTCAGTGCACACTGAGACCACTTCCGCCGGGCCCCAAG CAGAGCTGCGGCGCCGCATTGGTTCAGACCCGCCCTTGCCAGAGTCAGAGCCACCAGATGAGGTGGGCACTTTCCGGGGGCGTTCACGCTCTGCCCCTCCCATCCTGTGGGCTGCCCAGCGATACGGACGGGAACTGCGGAGGATGAGTGATGAGTTCCACGGGGCACTGCAG AAGCTGCCACGGCCCAAGAGCGCAGGGACTGCCTCACAGATGTTCCGAACATCAGGCTGGAAGGAGACCCTGCATTCCTGGTGGCGCCGAAGTTCCCCTGGACTTCCCAGAAGTCCTCCCTGA